In Prunus dulcis chromosome 2, ALMONDv2, whole genome shotgun sequence, a single genomic region encodes these proteins:
- the LOC117619242 gene encoding probable plastid-lipid-associated protein 11, chloroplastic: MATCLPFGTIPFKPHSPRPAKITCSSTTAQSQLAKQHLLSLISDQDRGLKTQNNPLKLTSIVSAIDDLAALGKDSITTGGSLSATWRLLWTTEKEQLFIIQNASLFGTLTGDVLQVIDVEQRVLNNVITFPPDGVFFVRSDIAVASKQRVNFKFTSAVLRGKDWEIPLPPFGQGWFDTVYLDDEIRVVKDIRGDYLVVDRAPYAWKE, translated from the exons ATGGCCACGTGTCTCCCGTTCGGCACCATCCCCTTCAAACCCCACTCCCCCCGCCCCGCTAAGATCACCTGCTCCTCCACGACAGCCCAATCACAGCTCGCCAAGCAGCACCTCCTCAGCCTCATCTCCGATCAGGACCGAGGCCTCAAGACCCAGAACAACCCCTTAAAGCTCACCTCAATCGTCAGCGCCATCGACGACTTGGCTGCTCTGGGAAAAGATAGTATCACCACCGGCGGGTCGCTGTCGGCCACTTGGCGGCTGCTCTGGACGACAGAGAAGGAGCAGCTCTTCATCATCCAGAACGCTTCCTTGTTCGGCACGCTAACCGGCGACGTTTTGCAGGTCATCGATGTTGAGCAAAGGGTTCTCAACAATGTCATCACTTTTCCTCCAGATGGGGTCTTCTTCGTCCGCTCTGATATCGCCGTCGCTTCAAAGCAGAGAGTCAATTTTAA ATTTACAAGTGCGGTTCTACGAGGGAAGGATTGGGAGATTCCATTGCCACCGTTTGGGCAGGGTTG GTTTGACACTGTGTACCTTGATGATGAGATTCGAGTTGTGAAGGATATCAGAGGAGA